The DNA segment AATACTGGCAACTGTGCACAACCACTCGGGGCGGGCTTATGATACGAATGGCGACTCTTTGAGACTGGGCCAACAGTTGACGAAGGAATGGGTCAATCTCGAAGAGGGGTACCTAAATCTGGAAATGCAGTGCGGCGCTTCGGTTCTGGTGCAGGCTCCAGCGAGTTTTGAGCTTGAAGAGCCGAGCCAGCTCTTTTTGCACACCGGTCGGCTCAGTTCGATCGTGTCGAAAAAGGCGACAGGTTTTACAGTGCGAACGCGTAATGCCACGGTTGTAGATTACGGCACGGAATTTGGCGTCATTGCCTACGAAGACGGGGAGGCTGAGGCACATGTGTTTAAGGGAGAGGTTTCGCTCAGGGTAGGCTCTGATCCCCATGATTTTGAGAGATATATGAACCTTAAAGGAGGTCAGGCCGGTAAAACGGTTTCAGGCGGCAGGTCCCTGAAGAGTGTGAGGGCCCAGCCGAACCTTTTTGTTCGCAGTTTGCCGTTGGAGACGAGATTTGCTTTACCGGGCAGAAAGATCGATCTTGCGGACATTGTAGGTGGCGGCAACGGATTTGGAACCGGCCAGCAGGATATAGTTATTGACCCAGGCACGGGCGGACTGACTGGACAGTACAAATTTAAAAATAGAGAGCCATCCGTAGATTACAGTCCGGTGCCAGAGCTTTCGCTTGTTGATGGTGTTTTCGTGCCGGATGGGGGGACGGGTCCGGTCTTGGTCAGTCAGCAGGAGCATATTTTCGAAAACGCTCCGGACACCGGCGGCACTTACTTCCAGAATATTTCGAATGGCTTTGAGCTTGGAACCGAGGGCTACTATCAGAGGCGTGATATTGTCGCAGGCGTTAAATACGGAACGGAAAGTGAACCGGCGATCTCAATGCACTCAAATGCAGGTATAACGTTTGATCTGGACGCGATAAGACGTTCAGTGCCTGGTAAAAAACTAAGTCGATTCACCTCGCTTTATGGTATAGCTGGTTTGCCTCATGAGACAAAAGGAGCCCGTGCGGCTTTTTATGTTCTTGTTGATGGAGAGCAAAAGTTCAAGGCCGAAGGCAAGCATGAGGACCTGGCTAAAGGTAATATTTCGGTAGCATTAGAGGATGATGATCAGTTCCTGACACTCATTACCTGCGATGCAGACGGAAACAAAGGTAACGACTGGTGTGTTTTTGCTTTGCCGGCAATTGAATTGGAATGATCGGTCAGATATGGGCCCGATATTGAAAAGTTAATTGTATGGGCGTTGAGCCCGAAATTGTTTTTTTATTTTTGTTCCTTTTGGAGGGCATAACGATGAAAAAGTTTGTTGTTTCAATGGCAGTGGTTATTGTTGCATGTGCAGGCGCACAGGCAGGTATTGTTGAGCATCTCACATTCGATATTGACGGCACGGCGGCGACCGGCACTGATGCCGTTCTGGTAGGCGATGCCGCAGTCACGACCGGCGGCATGGGCATCAGCGGCGAAGCTCTGCAGCTCGACGGTGACGGCGACTTCGCAACCACGCCGGGCTTTAAGGGTATCGCCGGCGCGGATGCTCGTACGGTTTCGCTCTGGGTTAAGACCGCCGTCAATCAGGCTGACGGTACTTTCTTCCTCGGCTGGGGTGATACTGGATTCGGCAGCCGTGTACGCTACGATCTGGGGCTGCAGAAGGGTACAAGCGATCAGCTTCGCAACGAGCTAAACGCCGGCGCGATCACCAGCAACACAGGTACGACCATCACCGACGATGCATGGCACCACATCAGCTTGACTTTTGATGGTACCACCACAACGTTCTATGTTGACGGCCAGACTTACGGTACATCTACGACGTCAGTCAACACTACTACTACCGAGGACCTTGTAATAGGTACTGGTATTCGTCCGGCGACAGAGTTTAACGAGAATGCTCGCTGGACGAATGGCTTGATCGACGATGTTCAGATCTATGATGAAGCATTGACGGGCGACCAGGTCGCCACATTGTATGCGAATCCGGGTACGGTTGTTCCCGAGCCCGCAACCCTCGCAATCCTTGGAATTGGCGCACTGGCACTTGGACGTCGCAGAAAGTAACTGAAATTTTTCAGGAAAGGGAATTTTATGAAAAGAATGACCATTTTTCTATGCATGGTTGTCATTGTCTGCCTTGCAGGTGTATCACAGGCCAAGCTTGTGGAATATCTGACATTCGATGCAGACGGCAGTGCGATTGTGGGAGCCGACGCTGTTTTGAACGGTGATGCAGCAATAAGCACCGGAACGCAGGGCATCGTCGGCGAGGCCTTACAGCTTGACGGTGACGGCGATTTCGCAACCACACCTGGCTTTAAGGGTATTGGCGGCGCAAATCCGCGAACTGTTTCTCTGTGGGTCAAGACCAGTGTAAATCAGGCTGACGGTACTTTTTTCCTCGGCTGGGGTGATACCGGTTTTGGAAGTCGGGTTCGTTATGATCTTGGTCTTCAGTCGGGAACTTCCGATCAGCTTAGAAATGAGCTCAATGCGGGAGCAATCACCAGTGATACGGGTACGACCATAACTGACGATGCATGGCATCACATTGCCTTGACGTTCGATGGCACAACTACCACGTTTTACGTTGACGGCCAGGCTTACGGCACGTCCACCACATCAGTCAACACTACTACTACCGAGGATCTTGCGATTGGCACCGGTGTTCGTGAATCCGTTGAATGGGGAACGATGACTCGCTGGACTCAAGGCCTTATCGACGAGGTGCAGATATACGATGAGGCGCTCACTGCCACGGATATCTCGTACATGTACAGTAATCCGGGCGATGTTGCATATCCTATGGTTGCCTTGCAGAATCCTTCTAACGGTGAAGAACGTGTCAGCGTAACACCGGTGCTCGAGTGGTCCGTTCTTGGCGGCAGTTCGAGCCAGGAGACAATCACGGTGCGGCCGACAGATCCAAATGCAGCGGCTATAGTCACCGATGAGCCTGCAAGTTCGCCATATACTCTGCCAGTGACGCTGGATTACGGAACCGAGTACGAGTGGAAGGTTGACGCTGTCATAGATGGTGTTGCGACGGCGGGTGAGTTTTCCACGTTTACCACCTTACCGGCAATTCCTGTCATAGATCAGCAGCCTCAGAGTGTGCTGGTATTTGGGGACGACCCCGTTTCACTGACTGTGGAAGTGACCAGTCCGTCTGCAGTATCTTATCAGTGGATGATAGATGACGGAGATGGTGATACGGAAAACGATGTTGAAGTTCCCGGCGCTACTGATGCTGCCTTGAGCTTTGCTGCCGCAGCCGGCAATGAGGGTACATACTATTGCCTGGTAACCAATGATGGCGGTACAGTGTCAAGTGAGTCGGCAACGATTGCAGTCAAAAAGCTTGTCTGCAACTGGACCTTTGATGGGACGCTGGCTGATGCGACAGGAAATGGCTATGACGGAACTGTCCAGCAGCGTGATCCTAATACTACACAGGTAGCTAACTATGTTGCCGGCATCGATGGACAGGCGCTCGATGCTGATTCGATCATTGTTGAGCATGTCCTGCCCCAGCAGGAGACCTGGCAGGAGTACACAGTGACAGTCTGGGCCAAGTCGGATACTGAGACGCAGACATCATATGCCGGTGTTTTCAACAACGGCAAAGCTGCTGCTGACGACTTCCAGATCGGCTGTGGCTCTACAGTTTATCGTTATAATGGTTCCGTAGCGTTTAATAATATTGCTCCTTTGAGCACGACCGCATGGACCATGCTTACGGTGACTTGTGATGCCGCAGGCACCAAGGTATATGCCGATGGCTCATACGTTGGAGAAAACAGTTCAAGACGAGTTGATTTTAGCAGATTTGCTGTTGGTGCCAACCGCGGTGACGGGCTCTTCTTTGATGGTGCTATAGATGACCTCAGGGTCTTTAATTATGCACGAACTGCTGAAGAGGTTGCTGAAGATTACTACGCCATAACTGGTGAAGCCATATGTCTCACAAATCCTGACATGGACATCACCGGTCCAAACGGCGAACCTGACTGTGTAGTTGACCTCCACGATTTTGCGTCCTTCGCAGCAGGATGGATGGAATGCGGGCTGTGGCCTTTGGAAGCATGTCCGCAGTAGTTTAGTTTACCCGAACAGTGTGGGAGTTCGGTTAATCCGAGCTCCCACTTTTTATGAATACGGGTGCTTTTTTGATTGTGAAAGGTGAACCATGAAGAAGATTGTGATGTGTACGGCAATCGCCGCATGGTGTTTCATGGGGGTTGCAAACGCGAACCTTGTGCAGCATTTGACTTTTGATGTGGACGGCAGTGCGACCGTCGGTTATGACGCTTCCCTGCGTGATGGCGCCTATATAACCTCAGGCGGGCAGGGCAGATTCGGCGAAGCGCTGGCCCTGGACGGTTCCGGTGATATGGCCGTGATTGACGGCTATAAAGGTATTGGCGGTGCCGATCCGCGGACGGTTTCTCTATGGGTCAAAACCGCGGTCAACCAGTCCAACGGTACCTTTTTTATGGGTTGGGGCGACGCTGGATATGGAACCCGCGTGAGGTACGACTTCGGGCTTCAGGCCGGCACAACCGACCAGATCAGAAACGAACTTAACGCCGGTTATTCATTGAGTTCTCGCGGAACCACGATAACTGACGATCAGTGGCATCATGTGGCACTTACCTGGGACGGCACAACGGCAACCTTCTACCTCGATGGGCAACTGTACGGTACGGACCAGCCCGGAACCGTAAATACGACGCTAACCGAGGATGTGGTTATCGGCACAGGTATTCGGCAGGCATTCGCAGGATACACGGACAACAGATGGACAGACGGTCTTATAGATGATGTCAGAATTTATGACACTGCTCTGCCTGCAACGGAGATTCAAAAGCTTTACCTGGGCAATGTACCGATGGTGGTTAATCCAACTCCTGCCGATGCGACCGATCATTTCGATCCGCTCGCAACGTTGAGCTGGGAGGTTTACAATGCTGAGAACGCTTCGTTAGAACTGAACATAGGTACGGATGTCGCCTGCAGCGATGTCGTCAGCGGGCTCGGCATAGGCTCGGCAACGAGCTACGATCTTTCGAATCTGCCCCTCGCATACGGCACGACCTACTTCTGGCGTGTTGATGTTATTGATGGTGAGGAAGTTTACCAGGGACAGGTGTGGTCGTTTACAACCGGCGGCGTTGCGAGTGATCCTGACCCCGCCGATGGGGGCAAGGCCGATAATGAGGCTCAGCCGTTCACATGGCAGGGCGATTCGCTGGTCTGCTCATATGACGTCTATTTTGGTACACTGAACGCTATGTCCTTCGTGGGTAATTATGAGACGGCATCGGTCAGCTATTCGCAACTTGCAGCCTCTCTGGGCGAGGTGCTGATACCTGCCGGCGAGTACCAATGGCGGGTCGATACAATTGATTGTGCAGGTGAGCTGATGGTGACCGGGCAGGTCTGGACCGTTACAATGCCCGAGCCCGATGCAGTTATGATTGATGATTTCCGCGGCTATGCTGATCAGGCCGCACTGGACGCGGTCTGGGCCGATGGAGACACTAACGGCAGCGGCACGGTCGCAGTTTACGATAAACTGACGGACGTGCTTTTCGTTGAGTTTGATGCGATAGGATCAGAGCCTTGCAAAGTATCGCGGACTTTTACTACAGCTCAGGACTGGGCCGGAACGGGCCGAGATACATTTTCATTTGAGTTCAGGGGCGTTGATGGTAACGGTCCCGATGATGTTTACATCGAGTTTTCGGATGGAACGAATACGGCACGCTTCACAAAGTCCGGGGCAGCAGTCAACGCGGAATGGAGCACGTGGTACATTCCTCTGGCGAAAATAAGCGATGCGGGGGTGGATACGTCAGGCATCACTGAGATTGCGGTTGGTACGATCCCGGCCGTCGGTTCGGCAGGCAACGGTGTGCTCGTAATTGATGAGTTCATGCTCTCGTTGCCGGGATGTATTGATGAGTTGAGGCCCGCGATGGACCTTACCGGCGACTGTGTGGTCGATATTGCTGATCTCGCAGAATTTGCCGACGACTGGATGATGAGCG comes from the Anaerohalosphaera lusitana genome and includes:
- a CDS encoding FecR domain-containing protein → MERKDLYCLVELVMLKLDDNLNEAGCRELNKMLREPQARQAYLEVMDICGVLKQDTRADSHLKDDAGIDFEPAVDGWWEALARYERTAPIVETQSCEQKKAPQPPATCVSNTERTISKLAIWVAGVSTAVLIALMALVFFGPATDENGEILATVHNHSGRAYDTNGDSLRLGQQLTKEWVNLEEGYLNLEMQCGASVLVQAPASFELEEPSQLFLHTGRLSSIVSKKATGFTVRTRNATVVDYGTEFGVIAYEDGEAEAHVFKGEVSLRVGSDPHDFERYMNLKGGQAGKTVSGGRSLKSVRAQPNLFVRSLPLETRFALPGRKIDLADIVGGGNGFGTGQQDIVIDPGTGGLTGQYKFKNREPSVDYSPVPELSLVDGVFVPDGGTGPVLVSQQEHIFENAPDTGGTYFQNISNGFELGTEGYYQRRDIVAGVKYGTESEPAISMHSNAGITFDLDAIRRSVPGKKLSRFTSLYGIAGLPHETKGARAAFYVLVDGEQKFKAEGKHEDLAKGNISVALEDDDQFLTLITCDADGNKGNDWCVFALPAIELE
- a CDS encoding LamG-like jellyroll fold domain-containing protein, whose product is MKKFVVSMAVVIVACAGAQAGIVEHLTFDIDGTAATGTDAVLVGDAAVTTGGMGISGEALQLDGDGDFATTPGFKGIAGADARTVSLWVKTAVNQADGTFFLGWGDTGFGSRVRYDLGLQKGTSDQLRNELNAGAITSNTGTTITDDAWHHISLTFDGTTTTFYVDGQTYGTSTTSVNTTTTEDLVIGTGIRPATEFNENARWTNGLIDDVQIYDEALTGDQVATLYANPGTVVPEPATLAILGIGALALGRRRK
- a CDS encoding LamG domain-containing protein, yielding MKKIVMCTAIAAWCFMGVANANLVQHLTFDVDGSATVGYDASLRDGAYITSGGQGRFGEALALDGSGDMAVIDGYKGIGGADPRTVSLWVKTAVNQSNGTFFMGWGDAGYGTRVRYDFGLQAGTTDQIRNELNAGYSLSSRGTTITDDQWHHVALTWDGTTATFYLDGQLYGTDQPGTVNTTLTEDVVIGTGIRQAFAGYTDNRWTDGLIDDVRIYDTALPATEIQKLYLGNVPMVVNPTPADATDHFDPLATLSWEVYNAENASLELNIGTDVACSDVVSGLGIGSATSYDLSNLPLAYGTTYFWRVDVIDGEEVYQGQVWSFTTGGVASDPDPADGGKADNEAQPFTWQGDSLVCSYDVYFGTLNAMSFVGNYETASVSYSQLAASLGEVLIPAGEYQWRVDTIDCAGELMVTGQVWTVTMPEPDAVMIDDFRGYADQAALDAVWADGDTNGSGTVAVYDKLTDVLFVEFDAIGSEPCKVSRTFTTAQDWAGTGRDTFSFEFRGVDGNGPDDVYIEFSDGTNTARFTKSGAAVNAEWSTWYIPLAKISDAGVDTSGITEIAVGTIPAVGSAGNGVLVIDEFMLSLPGCIDELRPAMDLTGDCVVDIADLAEFADDWMMSDFVVTAQTRPAAVCEYDFENSLADSSGNGFDGAVVPSGAAVVYASGGIDNDSCVSLDGTYQIELPASVFSGISNELTICCWMKGGEGLEEFEFTGGSSAKHAVWEDAVAAIEPGQSDWKHYAVVMDSAGEARFYVDGKLIAIEQGFDSGIQGTNSGTSVLRYMPFADETDRIYVDDLQVYGQALTQQQVVDIAFGPAGHVVQPISPIYTDADIDATGRVDLADFAELQDE
- a CDS encoding LamG-like jellyroll fold domain-containing protein gives rise to the protein MKRMTIFLCMVVIVCLAGVSQAKLVEYLTFDADGSAIVGADAVLNGDAAISTGTQGIVGEALQLDGDGDFATTPGFKGIGGANPRTVSLWVKTSVNQADGTFFLGWGDTGFGSRVRYDLGLQSGTSDQLRNELNAGAITSDTGTTITDDAWHHIALTFDGTTTTFYVDGQAYGTSTTSVNTTTTEDLAIGTGVRESVEWGTMTRWTQGLIDEVQIYDEALTATDISYMYSNPGDVAYPMVALQNPSNGEERVSVTPVLEWSVLGGSSSQETITVRPTDPNAAAIVTDEPASSPYTLPVTLDYGTEYEWKVDAVIDGVATAGEFSTFTTLPAIPVIDQQPQSVLVFGDDPVSLTVEVTSPSAVSYQWMIDDGDGDTENDVEVPGATDAALSFAAAAGNEGTYYCLVTNDGGTVSSESATIAVKKLVCNWTFDGTLADATGNGYDGTVQQRDPNTTQVANYVAGIDGQALDADSIIVEHVLPQQETWQEYTVTVWAKSDTETQTSYAGVFNNGKAAADDFQIGCGSTVYRYNGSVAFNNIAPLSTTAWTMLTVTCDAAGTKVYADGSYVGENSSRRVDFSRFAVGANRGDGLFFDGAIDDLRVFNYARTAEEVAEDYYAITGEAICLTNPDMDITGPNGEPDCVVDLHDFASFAAGWMECGLWPLEACPQ